The proteins below are encoded in one region of Fimbriimonadaceae bacterium:
- a CDS encoding aldehyde dehydrogenase family protein, with protein MDAAVAAAHEAFLTWREQSWVKRGEVIDELAQLIKRDVESLSRMVTIECGKPINEGRADVVEALHMAQYVAGLSRLPYGHVISSEIAPTSCERRASSASPRTVRRRTTCRLRQRSAHEASGVCCRPSRRRLQAERRRGQHGCQALQCPRHGFDARLSDEHSPTLRGQDKETPPGRRSIRRLRH; from the coding sequence GTGGACGCCGCCGTCGCCGCCGCCCACGAGGCCTTCCTCACCTGGCGCGAGCAGAGCTGGGTCAAGCGCGGCGAGGTCATCGACGAGCTCGCCCAGCTGATCAAGCGCGACGTCGAGAGCCTGAGCCGCATGGTCACCATCGAGTGCGGCAAACCGATCAACGAGGGCCGCGCCGACGTGGTCGAGGCGCTGCACATGGCCCAGTACGTGGCCGGCCTCAGCCGCCTGCCCTACGGCCACGTGATCAGCAGCGAGATCGCGCCTACGTCGTGCGAAAGGCGAGCTAGTTCAGCGTCGCCAAGAACTGTTCGTCGACGAACCACTTGCCGTTTACGGCAAAGATCGGCTCACGAAGCGTCTGGAGTTTGTTGCCGACCTTCGCGGAGGCGGCTCCAAGCGGAAAGACGACGTGGCCAACACGGCTGTCAAGCGCTGCAATGCCCGAGACATGGTTTCGACGCAAGACTAAGCGACGAGCATTCGCCCACCCTTCGAGGTCAAGACAAGGAAACCCCGCCGGGCCGTCGTAGCATTCGACGGTTGCGCCATTGA
- a CDS encoding aldehyde dehydrogenase family protein: MGDSETFQSLNPANREHIVGTVPRTPKEQVDAAVAAAPQAFLTWREWSWVKRGEVIDGSPSSSSARRRA; encoded by the coding sequence GTGGGTGACAGCGAGACCTTCCAGAGCCTCAACCCCGCCAACCGTGAGCACATCGTCGGCACCGTGCCCCGCACCCCCAAGGAACAGGTGGACGCCGCCGTCGCCGCCGCCCCACAGGCCTTCCTCACCTGGCGCGAGTGGAGCTGGGTCAAGCGCGGCGAGGTCATCGACGGCTCGCCCAGCTCATCAAGCGCGCGACGTCGAGCCTGA
- a CDS encoding aldehyde dehydrogenase family protein, whose translation MELGQARRGHRRLAQLIKRATSSLSRMVTHRVRKAHQRGPRRRSGAAWPSWPASAACPYGHVISSEIAAKDAYIVRKPKGVVGVITPWNFPFAIPLWGILPAVLAGNTVVFKPSEETPVVAHRLAELFLEAGFPKGVINVVHGFGEETGAALVGNPKVDVMVFTGSRAVGKHIQREAAAQETHKFVATELGGKNAVMVLEDANLDIAVNACLLSAFKTSGQRCVSSNRLIVDRKLIDPFTEQFLDKVKRIKVGDGLEEDTFMGPLINPDGVTKWKHHNEKAREEGGEILHEGKEITEGPLANGNFVEPFVYRFREYKEGTYCLREEAFSPHTCIIGVDGLEEAVRVYNDTDYGLAMAVITEDYRKWRWVRDHADFGLGYVNLPSIGAEVHLPFGGVKNSGNGHPAAETALDYLTHRVAFTVNHAEEIVMAQGLSTKV comes from the coding sequence GTGGAGCTGGGTCAAGCGCGGCGAGGTCATCGACGGCTCGCCCAGCTCATCAAGCGCGCGACGTCGAGCCTGAGCCGCATGGTCACCCATCGAGTGCGGAAAGCCCATCAACGAGGGCCGCGCCGACGGTCGGGCGCTGCATGGCCGTCGTGGCCGGCCTCAGCCGCCTGCCCCTATGGCCACGTCATCAGCAGCGAGATCGCCGCCAAGGACGCCTACATCGTCCGCAAGCCCAAGGGCGTGGTCGGCGTCATCACCCCCTGGAACTTCCCCTTCGCCATCCCGCTCTGGGGCATCCTGCCGGCCGTGCTGGCGGGCAACACCGTCGTCTTCAAGCCCAGCGAGGAGACCCCCGTCGTCGCCCACCGCCTGGCCGAGCTCTTCCTTGAGGCGGGCTTCCCGAAGGGCGTCATCAACGTCGTCCACGGCTTCGGTGAGGAGACCGGTGCGGCGCTGGTCGGCAACCCGAAGGTCGACGTGATGGTCTTCACCGGCAGCCGCGCCGTGGGCAAGCACATCCAGCGCGAGGCCGCCGCCCAGGAGACGCATAAGTTCGTCGCCACCGAGCTCGGCGGCAAGAACGCGGTCATGGTGCTCGAGGACGCGAACCTCGACATCGCTGTCAACGCCTGCCTCCTCAGCGCCTTCAAGACCAGCGGCCAGCGCTGCGTCTCCTCGAACCGCCTCATCGTCGACCGCAAGCTCATCGACCCCTTCACCGAGCAGTTCCTGGACAAGGTCAAGCGGATCAAGGTCGGCGACGGCCTCGAAGAGGACACCTTCATGGGCCCGCTCATCAACCCCGACGGCGTCACGAAGTGGAAGCACCACAACGAGAAGGCGCGCGAGGAAGGCGGCGAGATCCTGCACGAAGGCAAGGAGATCACCGAGGGCCCGCTGGCCAACGGCAACTTTGTCGAGCCGTTCGTGTACCGGTTCCGGGAGTACAAGGAGGGGACGTACTGCCTGCGTGAAGAGGCCTTCAGCCCCCACACCTGCATCATCGGCGTCGACGGGCTCGAAGAGGCGGTGCGGGTCTATAACGACACCGACTATGGGTTGGCGATGGCCGTCATCACCGAGGACTACCGCAAGTGGCGCTGGGTGCGCGACCACGCCGATTTCGGCCTCGGCTACGTCAACCTGCCCAGCATCGGCGCCGAAGTCCACCTGCCCTTCGGCGGCGTGAAGAACTCCGGCAACGGCCACCCCGCCGCCGAGACCGCCCTCGACTACCTCACCCACCGCGTCGCCTTCACCGTCAACCATGCCGAAGAGATCGTCATGGCCCAGGGCCTCAGCACGAAGGTCTAA
- a CDS encoding DUF378 domain-containing protein, with amino-acid sequence MKTMNILTLVLLIVGGLNWGLVGAANFDLVATLFGAGTVLANIVYILVGLSALYQLVLLFMPAQRLSPAAGR; translated from the coding sequence ATGAAGACCATGAACATCCTGACCCTCGTGCTCTTGATCGTCGGGGGCCTGAACTGGGGCCTCGTCGGCGCCGCGAACTTCGACCTCGTCGCCACCCTTTTCGGTGCCGGCACCGTCCTCGCGAACATCGTCTACATCCTGGTGGGCTTGTCCGCGCTCTACCAGCTGGTGCTGCTCTTCATGCCCGCCCAGCGGCTGAGCCCGGCGGCCGGGCGGTAA
- a CDS encoding PQQ-dependent sugar dehydrogenase, translating into MSQFFGLAAATTVLGIAFVFPASCGPYDSGAPATAKPAHQPAEMARSTNAAQSATQLWRENCTNCHGEDGRGGGAGTQTLLTKELFEQKYDRQFFDAIKNGVPDTGMTAFGPTMSDEQIWSLVVHVRELQNRAVRQDGPEGRPENGVVKTQYLSYKIEDVVTEGLRVPWSVDWLPDGRMLVTNRPGHLMVWASGKLTPVEGTPQSIQVGQGGMMDVAVHPDYAKDKWVYLAVTDPLDGGRKCYTMIVRGKIAEESGKFRWTENQVLWRAKPEHYTTSGIHFGCRIVFDGKGHIFFATGERGTGMPAQDLDTPYGKVFRLNEDGSVPKDNPFADKEGPYAAVWSYGHRNPQGLAIDANGTLWETEHAPRGGDELNEIVKGANYGWPVVSFGINYNDSALATPWPKEGQDFKMPVLRWLPSTAACGLDVVRQDKFAAWKGDLLSGGLAGQSLDRVRVKSGQVVEHELVLHGIGRIRDVVEGPDGFVYVVLNDPDKVVRLVPVP; encoded by the coding sequence ATGTCGCAGTTCTTCGGCCTTGCCGCCGCGACGACGGTGCTTGGGATCGCCTTCGTCTTCCCCGCCAGTTGCGGCCCGTACGACAGCGGTGCCCCCGCAACGGCGAAACCGGCACACCAGCCGGCAGAGATGGCCCGTTCCACCAACGCGGCCCAAAGCGCCACCCAGCTCTGGCGCGAGAACTGCACCAACTGCCACGGCGAAGACGGGCGCGGAGGCGGGGCTGGCACCCAGACCCTGCTCACCAAGGAGCTCTTCGAGCAGAAGTACGACCGCCAGTTCTTCGACGCGATCAAGAACGGGGTCCCGGACACGGGGATGACCGCCTTCGGCCCGACCATGTCGGACGAGCAGATCTGGTCGCTGGTCGTGCACGTGCGCGAACTCCAGAACAGGGCCGTGCGCCAGGACGGTCCGGAGGGCCGCCCTGAGAACGGCGTGGTCAAGACCCAGTACCTGAGCTACAAGATCGAGGACGTCGTGACGGAGGGGCTGCGGGTGCCCTGGTCCGTGGACTGGCTGCCCGATGGCCGCATGCTGGTGACGAACCGGCCCGGCCATCTCATGGTGTGGGCCTCCGGAAAGTTAACCCCCGTCGAAGGCACGCCGCAATCGATCCAGGTGGGACAAGGCGGCATGATGGACGTTGCCGTCCACCCGGACTACGCGAAGGACAAGTGGGTGTACCTCGCCGTGACCGACCCGCTCGACGGCGGCCGCAAGTGCTACACGATGATCGTGCGCGGCAAGATCGCCGAAGAATCCGGTAAGTTCCGCTGGACTGAGAACCAAGTGCTCTGGAGGGCCAAGCCCGAGCACTACACCACGTCCGGCATCCACTTCGGCTGCCGGATCGTCTTCGACGGCAAGGGGCACATTTTCTTCGCCACCGGCGAACGGGGCACCGGCATGCCCGCCCAAGACCTCGACACCCCATACGGCAAGGTCTTCCGCCTGAACGAGGACGGGTCTGTCCCCAAGGACAACCCCTTCGCGGATAAGGAGGGCCCCTATGCGGCGGTCTGGTCATACGGCCACCGCAACCCGCAGGGCCTGGCCATCGACGCAAACGGCACGCTCTGGGAGACCGAGCACGCCCCGCGCGGCGGGGACGAGCTGAACGAGATTGTCAAGGGCGCGAACTATGGCTGGCCCGTCGTCTCCTTCGGGATCAACTACAACGACTCCGCGCTGGCCACTCCTTGGCCGAAGGAGGGCCAAGACTTCAAGATGCCCGTCCTGCGCTGGCTTCCTTCCACGGCGGCCTGCGGCCTCGACGTTGTCCGGCAGGACAAGTTCGCGGCCTGGAAAGGCGACCTTCTCAGCGGGGGCCTTGCCGGGCAAAGCCTCGATCGGGTGCGGGTCAAGAGCGGCCAGGTCGTGGAACACGAGCTCGTTCTCCACGGCATCGGTCGGATCCGCGACGTCGTCGAGGGGCCCGACGGATTCGTCTACGTCGTGCTCAACGATCCCGACAAGGTCGTCCGCCTCGTGCCCGTTCCCTAA
- a CDS encoding winged helix-turn-helix transcriptional regulator, with the protein MHAGTVDLDAAFSAMADPTRRAILSRLVKGEATVLELAKPFAMSQPAVSRHLKVLEQAGLIVRRIEGTKRPCRLVPGALDEIERWLTQLRGALEANYSRLDTVLEGMQTRSDTP; encoded by the coding sequence ATGCATGCTGGCACGGTCGATCTCGACGCGGCCTTCTCGGCGATGGCCGATCCCACCCGTCGGGCGATCTTGTCGCGACTGGTCAAGGGGGAAGCCACTGTCCTGGAGCTCGCAAAGCCGTTTGCCATGAGCCAGCCCGCGGTCTCTCGGCACCTGAAGGTGCTCGAGCAGGCGGGACTCATTGTGCGAAGGATCGAAGGGACGAAGCGGCCCTGCCGCCTGGTTCCGGGCGCCCTTGACGAGATCGAACGGTGGCTCACCCAGCTGCGGGGCGCCTTAGAGGCCAACTATTCCCGCCTCGACACCGTTCTCGAAGGCATGCAGACCAGGTCGGACACACCATGA
- a CDS encoding SRPBCC domain-containing protein, producing MNTLTLTLEGDTHVVVTRRFNASPEAVYRAHTDCSIVKQWLTGPDGWTMPNCECDPRPGGAIRYDWANGEGHSFYLTGEFLEVEPGRRLVHVERMFLPDPTPDNHVETVFAQDGEGTLMTMRMTLPDKETREMMLATGMEEGMEASYKRLDEMTGVPA from the coding sequence ATGAACACCCTCACCTTAACTCTCGAAGGCGACACCCACGTCGTCGTGACCCGCCGCTTCAACGCCAGTCCCGAGGCGGTCTACCGCGCCCACACCGATTGTTCGATCGTCAAGCAGTGGCTCACCGGGCCGGACGGCTGGACGATGCCGAACTGCGAGTGCGATCCACGCCCCGGTGGAGCGATCCGTTACGATTGGGCCAACGGAGAGGGCCACAGCTTCTACCTGACCGGCGAGTTCTTGGAGGTCGAGCCCGGGAGGCGACTGGTCCACGTCGAGCGCATGTTCCTTCCTGACCCGACGCCGGACAACCACGTCGAGACGGTTTTCGCGCAGGACGGGGAGGGGACGCTCATGACGATGCGCATGACGTTGCCGGACAAGGAGACCCGCGAGATGATGCTCGCGACCGGCATGGAAGAGGGCATGGAGGCCAGCTACAAGCGCCTCGACGAGATGACGGGCGTCCCGGCCTGA
- a CDS encoding sulfite exporter TauE/SafE family protein, translated as MEILVLVVTGLAAGVLGGLFGIGGGVVIVPALVFFLGFSQHKAQGTSLVALLAPVGALAVWNYWREGQADIAKGAVIAVAFLAGGWLGSKLALGLDETTMKRAFSVFLVVLGVYSFFRA; from the coding sequence ATGGAGATTCTTGTCCTGGTCGTGACCGGCTTGGCCGCGGGCGTGCTCGGAGGCCTGTTCGGGATTGGCGGCGGGGTCGTCATCGTCCCAGCGCTCGTCTTCTTCCTCGGCTTTAGCCAGCACAAGGCGCAAGGCACGTCTCTGGTCGCGTTGCTCGCGCCCGTCGGCGCCCTCGCAGTTTGGAACTACTGGCGCGAGGGCCAGGCAGACATCGCAAAAGGCGCGGTCATCGCGGTCGCGTTCCTCGCCGGGGGCTGGCTTGGTTCCAAGCTGGCCCTCGGTCTGGACGAGACGACGATGAAGCGCGCCTTTTCTGTCTTTCTGGTCGTCCTGGGCGTTTACAGTTTCTTCCGGGCTTAG
- a CDS encoding iron-containing redox enzyme family protein: MSTEQTMNVRDRLDDIVARHDLLQHPFYKAWSEGTLPVEAIKAYAREWGAFVQVVPRQWQAHGDFEIAESERHHVELWQNFAQALGTEIGEPEVPGVKALISEAETSTSNPAASLGSLYAFEAQQPKTSTSKLEGLREHYNIDVRGHEYFDVHKDDDQEPALLIERIEHLAPEQQIKAVEACSMTACALWGALSGLYEKYGQPAHA, translated from the coding sequence ATGAGTACCGAACAAACGATGAACGTCCGAGATCGACTTGACGATATCGTGGCCCGCCACGACCTTCTCCAGCATCCCTTCTACAAAGCTTGGAGCGAGGGCACCCTTCCGGTAGAAGCGATCAAGGCTTACGCCCGCGAGTGGGGGGCGTTCGTCCAAGTGGTGCCGCGTCAATGGCAGGCGCACGGCGACTTTGAAATCGCCGAGTCTGAGCGCCACCACGTGGAGCTGTGGCAGAACTTCGCGCAAGCGCTCGGCACCGAGATCGGCGAGCCCGAGGTCCCGGGTGTCAAGGCTTTGATCTCTGAAGCTGAGACCAGCACGAGCAACCCGGCTGCTTCGCTCGGCTCGCTCTACGCCTTCGAGGCGCAGCAGCCGAAGACCTCGACCTCCAAGCTGGAGGGTCTTCGCGAGCATTACAACATCGATGTGCGCGGCCACGAGTACTTCGACGTCCACAAGGACGACGACCAGGAGCCGGCGCTGCTTATCGAGCGCATCGAGCACCTCGCTCCGGAGCAGCAGATCAAGGCGGTCGAGGCGTGCTCGATGACCGCGTGCGCTCTCTGGGGAGCCCTCTCGGGCCTCTACGAGAAGTACGGCCAGCCGGCCCACGCCTAA
- a CDS encoding DUF2779 domain-containing protein, whose protein sequence is MRAYNRFRRPDDSAPLSRADEAQMAAGREIGAMARTLWPDGTLIQAQGYEDQVDATQQAVEAGAPVIFEGAFMADGFFCRCDVLVRTPEGWDIVEVKSSKSAKDVHDLDLAFQVMVLRACGLSVARAAVMHLDPKAVFQDQPLSPAELLTVTDRTKVVFEMVDKVAEKATAVAEALKSAIPPEPEVGGHCEKPKCGYAHLCRDLMPIDDIAFLPNVQAKKIIEFRRDGYHRFTDLPEDLKLGVNARRAIDVVRFNRPYISEKLPDWLSRIEFPVAFVDFEAMMPGIPILPGTGPYETLPFQWSAHILEHTEEEDPRHLEFLHESGGDPRAAFADSLWDLVGSVRSVVFYSSYERTQVRNLTKKGFGRAELVDVFERGFDLYEAVKDCLYYAEFRGSNSIKKVLPVVVPGLSYAGLAIADGNTAMVEYHRAAFGRVTEAERKEIYANLRAYCRMDTWAMVELYRALRKLGCGPLAV, encoded by the coding sequence TTGCGTGCGTACAATAGGTTCCGCCGCCCTGATGATTCGGCCCCGCTGAGCCGGGCCGACGAGGCCCAGATGGCGGCCGGTCGGGAGATCGGAGCGATGGCCCGGACGCTTTGGCCGGACGGGACCTTGATCCAGGCCCAAGGCTACGAGGACCAGGTTGACGCCACCCAGCAGGCGGTGGAGGCGGGGGCGCCCGTGATCTTTGAGGGGGCCTTCATGGCGGACGGCTTCTTCTGCCGGTGCGACGTCCTCGTCCGAACGCCGGAGGGCTGGGACATCGTCGAAGTGAAGTCCTCGAAGAGCGCGAAGGACGTCCACGATCTGGACCTGGCCTTCCAGGTGATGGTCCTGCGCGCCTGTGGACTGAGCGTCGCGCGCGCCGCCGTGATGCACCTCGATCCCAAGGCAGTGTTCCAGGACCAGCCCCTTTCCCCCGCCGAACTGCTCACCGTCACCGACCGCACAAAGGTCGTCTTCGAGATGGTCGATAAAGTCGCGGAGAAGGCGACCGCGGTCGCCGAAGCGCTAAAGTCCGCAATCCCGCCGGAACCCGAGGTCGGCGGCCACTGCGAAAAGCCGAAGTGCGGTTACGCCCACCTTTGCCGCGACCTCATGCCGATAGACGACATCGCCTTCTTGCCGAACGTGCAAGCGAAGAAGATCATCGAGTTCCGCCGGGACGGCTACCATCGGTTCACCGACCTCCCCGAGGACTTGAAACTCGGCGTGAACGCCCGCCGCGCGATCGACGTTGTGCGGTTCAATCGGCCGTACATCTCCGAAAAGCTGCCGGATTGGCTCAGCCGGATCGAGTTCCCCGTCGCCTTCGTGGACTTCGAGGCGATGATGCCGGGCATCCCCATCCTCCCGGGGACAGGCCCCTATGAGACCCTGCCCTTCCAGTGGTCGGCGCACATTCTGGAGCACACCGAAGAGGAAGACCCCCGCCACCTTGAGTTCTTGCACGAGTCCGGCGGCGACCCCCGAGCGGCATTCGCGGACAGCCTTTGGGATCTCGTGGGCTCTGTCCGAAGCGTCGTCTTCTATTCGAGCTATGAGCGGACCCAAGTCCGAAACCTCACCAAGAAGGGGTTCGGCCGGGCCGAGCTCGTCGACGTCTTCGAACGCGGTTTCGACCTTTATGAAGCGGTGAAAGACTGCCTCTACTACGCCGAGTTCCGCGGCTCGAACTCGATAAAGAAGGTGCTGCCGGTCGTCGTGCCCGGGCTCTCCTACGCGGGGCTGGCCATTGCCGACGGCAACACGGCCATGGTCGAATACCACCGAGCCGCCTTCGGCCGGGTGACCGAGGCTGAACGGAAGGAGATCTATGCGAACCTCCGCGCCTATTGCCGCATGGACACCTGGGCGATGGTCGAGCTCTATCGAGCCCTGCGCAAGCTCGGTTGCGGCCCCTTAGCGGTTTGA
- a CDS encoding helix-turn-helix transcriptional regulator, with protein MLKRVGIVGIFALYCESAQDNPGALGGHLLFMHEGELTASLPLTFGRHYGVASDPDPVSLPNGDGSEIEPVASVSVDGVENRVDCLWLEVESGTKVDKVVFRKADGPASFVFFDVFFEFETPKTCPFRGHGGDVAFHEIGQALRLCDRAKFEVAIKQVSNAILAAGDLDEARGFALTFLAVVGAAMLEVGADKSTHKAQLEAAKEFLQLEDKALLSRRTVERAHDLTEGVIGRGSPNDRLIDRALAIVDRNFAKDLQDHQIAEDLGLSTSHFRHLFRQATKQPFHKYVVGLRLERARDLLVRGEGHVGAVAQAVGFASPAHFSRAFSRRFGSPPSAIRRGD; from the coding sequence GTGCTGAAGCGCGTGGGAATTGTCGGGATCTTTGCGCTTTATTGCGAAAGCGCGCAGGATAACCCCGGTGCCCTTGGCGGCCACCTCCTTTTCATGCACGAAGGCGAGCTCACGGCGTCGTTGCCGCTGACCTTTGGGCGTCATTATGGGGTCGCCAGCGATCCCGATCCCGTGAGCCTGCCGAACGGGGACGGGAGCGAGATCGAGCCGGTCGCGTCGGTGTCCGTCGATGGGGTCGAAAACCGGGTCGACTGTCTTTGGCTCGAAGTCGAGAGTGGCACGAAGGTCGACAAGGTCGTCTTCCGCAAGGCAGACGGTCCCGCAAGTTTCGTCTTTTTCGACGTCTTCTTTGAGTTCGAAACCCCGAAAACCTGTCCCTTCCGAGGGCACGGCGGGGACGTGGCTTTCCACGAGATTGGGCAGGCTTTACGCCTTTGCGACCGCGCAAAGTTCGAGGTCGCGATTAAGCAGGTGTCTAATGCGATCCTAGCGGCGGGTGACCTGGATGAGGCCCGAGGTTTTGCGCTGACCTTTTTGGCCGTGGTCGGGGCTGCCATGCTCGAGGTCGGCGCGGATAAGAGCACGCACAAGGCGCAACTTGAGGCGGCGAAGGAATTCCTTCAGCTTGAGGACAAGGCGTTGCTGAGCCGCAGGACGGTCGAGCGGGCGCACGACTTGACCGAGGGCGTGATCGGTCGAGGCTCCCCCAACGACCGCCTGATCGACCGGGCCCTGGCCATCGTGGACCGGAACTTCGCGAAAGACCTTCAGGACCACCAAATCGCCGAAGACTTGGGGTTGAGCACCTCGCATTTCCGCCATCTGTTCCGCCAGGCGACGAAACAGCCCTTCCACAAGTATGTGGTCGGACTTAGGCTGGAAAGGGCGCGGGATCTTTTGGTGAGAGGGGAAGGGCACGTGGGCGCCGTGGCCCAGGCCGTTGGATTCGCCAGCCCTGCCCACTTTAGCCGGGCTTTCTCACGACGTTTTGGGAGCCCGCCCTCGGCAATTCGCCGGGGCGACTAA
- a CDS encoding peptide ABC transporter substrate-binding protein produces the protein MRVSAILAVSLLTLLVGCQPGKFSEGQASKGPSKAFRYPIVTNPTTMDPHLVQDGDTIDLLQQVYEGLVGWDEDSKPTGYLAEKWEVSPDGKTYTFTLRDAKFHNGRAVTAADVKWSLERTANPKLASPVADAYLGDILGVKERIEGSANEISGVKVVDDKTVEITLVKPTPYFLGKLTFLTAAVLPKESVPAETAITQVSQMIGAGPFKVKTYLAQQSIILEANKDYHGGAPLLESIERPVIGDAVTRLNKYKNGELDLVMLERQDVAPLQKDEKFKNDLKLFQRPAIWYVGLNQNVIKEFKDKRVRQAVAKAIDKQRIVDELLGGINSVANGIVPPGVPGGGRPEAAAHKYDVASAKALLGDAGYPGGIGFPALTLTFREDRPDIKLVAEAVASDLKKNLGIDVKLQTMEWGAYLEKYNAKKQGFFHMRWAADYLDPQNFLSHMLATWGPENKIGYSNAAFDELCRQADTLQDMDARLPLYAQAEDLVLDDAVWIPIYFQRDAELIRPQVAGLRESLFGHLPHTKVSIGE, from the coding sequence ATGCGAGTCTCCGCTATCCTCGCCGTTTCACTTCTTACGTTGCTGGTGGGATGCCAGCCCGGAAAGTTCTCCGAGGGCCAAGCCTCCAAGGGCCCCTCAAAGGCTTTCCGCTATCCAATCGTGACGAACCCCACGACCATGGACCCGCACCTGGTCCAGGACGGGGACACGATCGACCTCCTTCAACAGGTCTATGAAGGCTTGGTGGGTTGGGACGAAGACAGCAAACCGACCGGCTACCTGGCAGAAAAGTGGGAGGTTAGCCCGGACGGGAAGACCTACACATTTACGCTTCGAGACGCGAAGTTCCACAACGGGCGCGCGGTCACGGCCGCAGACGTCAAATGGAGCTTGGAACGCACCGCGAACCCTAAGCTCGCTTCTCCAGTCGCGGACGCCTACCTGGGTGATATCTTAGGGGTTAAGGAGCGGATAGAAGGAAGCGCGAACGAGATTTCCGGCGTTAAGGTCGTTGACGACAAAACGGTTGAAATCACCCTCGTTAAGCCAACGCCTTACTTCTTAGGAAAGTTGACTTTCTTGACGGCTGCCGTCCTCCCGAAGGAATCTGTCCCTGCTGAAACCGCCATCACCCAAGTCAGCCAGATGATTGGCGCGGGCCCCTTCAAGGTTAAGACGTATCTGGCGCAACAGAGCATAATCTTAGAAGCGAATAAGGACTACCACGGCGGTGCGCCGTTACTGGAGAGCATCGAGCGGCCCGTCATCGGGGACGCGGTCACGCGGCTTAACAAGTATAAGAACGGCGAGCTTGACCTCGTGATGCTTGAGCGGCAGGATGTCGCGCCTTTGCAGAAAGACGAAAAGTTCAAGAACGACCTGAAGCTTTTCCAAAGGCCTGCGATTTGGTACGTCGGTCTAAACCAGAACGTGATCAAAGAGTTTAAGGACAAGCGCGTGCGGCAGGCGGTCGCGAAAGCGATCGACAAACAGCGTATAGTGGACGAGCTCTTGGGGGGCATCAACTCCGTTGCCAACGGTATCGTCCCGCCGGGCGTGCCCGGGGGAGGGCGGCCGGAAGCGGCAGCGCATAAGTACGACGTAGCCTCGGCCAAGGCGCTCCTTGGCGATGCGGGTTACCCTGGAGGTATCGGTTTCCCGGCCCTCACCCTCACCTTCCGCGAAGACCGCCCAGACATCAAACTTGTGGCGGAAGCGGTGGCGAGCGACCTGAAAAAGAACCTTGGAATCGACGTTAAGCTCCAAACCATGGAATGGGGCGCGTACCTCGAAAAATATAACGCCAAGAAGCAAGGGTTCTTCCACATGCGTTGGGCAGCCGACTACTTGGATCCCCAGAACTTCTTAAGCCATATGCTGGCGACTTGGGGGCCCGAGAACAAGATCGGCTACAGCAACGCGGCCTTCGACGAGCTTTGTCGGCAAGCCGACACGCTACAGGACATGGACGCGCGCTTACCGCTTTATGCACAGGCAGAAGACCTCGTGCTGGACGATGCGGTGTGGATCCCGATCTATTTCCAGCGTGACGCCGAGTTGATCCGGCCCCAAGTGGCGGGTCTCCGGGAAAGCTTGTTCGGCCACCTTCCGCACACAAAGGTGTCGATAGGCGAGTGA